The Pantoea phytobeneficialis genome has a segment encoding these proteins:
- the cysA gene encoding sulfate/thiosulfate ABC transporter ATP-binding protein CysA gives MSIEIKQINKAFGRTPVLNDISLDIPSGQMVALLGPSGSGKTTLLRIIAGLEHQNSGQIYFHGKDVSRIHARDRQVGFVFQHYALFRHMTVFDNIAFGLTVLPRRERPSSAEIKQRVTRLLEMVQLAHLANRFPAQLSGGQKQRVALARALAVEPQILLLDEPFGALDAQVRKELRRWLRQLHEELKFTSVFVTHDQEEAMEVADRVVVMSQGNIEQVGTPDDVWRDPATRFVLEFLGEVNRFDGEVHGSQFHVAAHRWPLGYTPAHQGKVELFLRPWEIDVSRQSSLETPLPVQVLEVSPRGHFWQLVVQPTGWQSEPFTLVFDGEQTAPIRGERLFVGLQQARLYQGTTPLRAVAFAESA, from the coding sequence ATGAGCATTGAGATTAAACAAATTAACAAAGCGTTTGGCCGTACCCCGGTGCTGAACGATATCTCTCTGGATATTCCTTCCGGCCAGATGGTGGCGCTGCTGGGGCCATCCGGTTCCGGTAAAACCACGCTGCTGCGGATTATCGCCGGACTGGAGCATCAGAACAGCGGGCAGATCTATTTTCACGGCAAAGACGTCAGCCGCATTCATGCTCGCGATCGTCAGGTCGGTTTTGTCTTCCAGCATTATGCACTGTTCCGCCATATGACGGTGTTCGACAACATCGCCTTTGGTCTGACAGTGTTGCCGCGGCGTGAGCGTCCTTCCAGCGCCGAAATCAAACAACGGGTGACCCGCTTGTTGGAAATGGTGCAACTGGCACACCTTGCTAACCGTTTCCCGGCACAACTGTCGGGCGGCCAGAAACAGCGTGTTGCGCTGGCGCGTGCGCTGGCAGTGGAACCGCAGATTTTGCTGCTGGATGAACCCTTCGGCGCGCTGGATGCGCAGGTGCGTAAAGAACTGCGCCGCTGGCTGCGTCAGTTGCATGAAGAGTTAAAATTCACCAGCGTATTCGTCACCCATGACCAGGAAGAGGCGATGGAAGTCGCTGACCGGGTGGTAGTGATGAGTCAGGGTAACATTGAACAGGTGGGGACACCGGATGACGTGTGGCGCGATCCTGCCACCCGCTTCGTGCTGGAGTTCCTCGGTGAAGTAAATCGCTTCGACGGTGAAGTGCACGGCTCGCAGTTCCATGTCGCCGCGCATCGCTGGCCGCTGGGCTACACACCTGCCCACCAGGGCAAGGTCGAGTTGTTCCTGCGTCCGTGGGAGATTGATGTCTCGCGCCAGAGCAGCCTGGAAACCCCGTTGCCGGTGCAGGTGCTGGAAGTCAGCCCGCGTGGTCACTTCTGGCAGTTGGTGGTGCAGCCCACTGGCTGGCAAAGCGAGCCCTTCACCCTGGTGTTTGATGGCGAGCAAACCGCACCGATTCGCGGTGAACGCCTGTTTGTTGGCCTGCAACAGGCACGACTTTACCAGGGAACAACGCCGCTGCGCGCGGTTGCCTTTGCCGAGAGCGCCTGA
- the cysM gene encoding cysteine synthase CysM: MTTLENTIGNTPLIKLQRLTPDNGSEIWLKLEGNNPAGSVKDRAAWSMIHQAELRGEIKPGDTLIEATSGNTGIALAMIAAMKGYRLRLLMPDNMSQERQDAMLAYGAELVLVTREQGMEGARDLAQEMAARGEGRVLDQFNNPDNPLGHYLTTGPEIWQQSQQRMTHFVSSMGTTGTITGVGRYLREFAPAVKIIGLQPQEGSSIPGIRRWPSAYLPGIFRPELVDEVMDMSQQEAEETMRALARREGIFCGVSSGGAVAGALRVAAAQPGSVVVAIICDRGDRYLSTGVFH; encoded by the coding sequence GTGACCACACTGGAAAATACCATCGGCAACACGCCGTTGATTAAGTTGCAGCGCCTGACGCCTGACAACGGCAGCGAAATCTGGTTAAAACTGGAAGGTAACAATCCGGCGGGATCGGTAAAAGATCGCGCGGCCTGGTCGATGATTCACCAGGCGGAATTGCGTGGCGAGATTAAACCGGGCGATACGTTGATTGAAGCCACCAGTGGCAACACCGGCATCGCGCTGGCGATGATTGCGGCGATGAAAGGCTATCGTCTGCGTTTGCTGATGCCAGATAACATGAGCCAGGAACGCCAGGATGCGATGCTTGCCTACGGGGCTGAACTGGTGCTGGTAACGCGTGAGCAGGGCATGGAAGGGGCACGCGATTTGGCGCAGGAGATGGCGGCGCGTGGAGAGGGGAGGGTACTGGATCAGTTCAACAACCCGGATAACCCACTCGGCCACTACCTGACCACCGGCCCGGAAATCTGGCAGCAGAGTCAGCAACGGATGACGCATTTTGTCTCCAGCATGGGCACCACCGGTACCATTACCGGCGTGGGACGTTACCTGCGTGAGTTTGCTCCTGCGGTGAAAATCATTGGCTTACAACCGCAGGAAGGTAGCAGCATTCCCGGTATCCGCCGCTGGCCGAGTGCCTATCTGCCGGGGATTTTCCGTCCGGAATTGGTGGACGAGGTGATGGATATGTCTCAGCAGGAAGCCGAAGAAACCATGCGCGCGCTGGCACGGCGCGAAGGTATTTTCTGCGGTGTCAGCTCCGGTGGGGCGGTGGCAGGCGCATTACGTGTTGCCGCAGCGCAACCAGGCAGTGTGGTGGTGGCGATTATTTGCGATCGCGGCGACCGTTATCTCTCCACCGGTGTTTTCCACTAA
- a CDS encoding ATP-binding protein has protein sequence MKHSYRGRMFWKILLGFWIVFVIISQLLWLGFSLSGNRHEPPEIVAIRRIVNLQMASAVSVLERGGPSALDDMMADWEPNDRQFFSVIQHSKPVATVNAPPEVLPPSGFNEPFHGPFPDVIVRWVKGADAKEYELRYDVKALREDSSMGVGGPRRILNIPEPMFTFAGALGLLFSLLLAWNLTRPMRQLREGFARVSSGDLSVRLYPVMRKRHDELSSVAQDFDAMVERLDTLVKAREELLHDISHELRSPLARLQLATGLARQTPESVESSLNRIDEEARRLDKMIGELLTLSRAEHESMPGEQYFDLTGLLHAIVTDVRYEAQIPGVKVDFQVDENADYTVHGNAELIRRGVENVLRNALRFSHKGQHIQVRLQAENQWLAIRVRDQGPGVDDEKLSSIFDPFVRVNSPLMGKGYGLGLSIVRKVVLAHHGEVQAVNRPEGGLELTIRLPRWKQD, from the coding sequence ATGAAGCACAGCTACCGTGGCCGCATGTTCTGGAAGATCCTGCTGGGCTTCTGGATTGTATTTGTGATTATCAGTCAGCTGCTGTGGCTCGGTTTTTCGCTTTCCGGTAACCGCCATGAACCGCCAGAAATCGTGGCGATCCGTCGTATTGTGAATTTACAGATGGCTTCAGCCGTCTCGGTGCTTGAGCGCGGTGGGCCGAGCGCACTCGACGACATGATGGCTGACTGGGAACCGAACGATCGCCAGTTTTTCTCGGTGATCCAGCACAGCAAACCCGTCGCTACGGTGAATGCGCCACCGGAAGTATTGCCGCCATCAGGCTTTAACGAGCCGTTCCACGGTCCCTTCCCGGATGTGATTGTACGTTGGGTAAAAGGGGCTGATGCTAAAGAGTATGAACTGCGTTACGACGTCAAAGCACTGCGGGAAGATAGCTCAATGGGTGTGGGTGGTCCTCGCCGCATCCTGAATATCCCGGAACCGATGTTCACCTTTGCGGGTGCGCTCGGTTTGCTGTTTAGCCTGTTGTTGGCCTGGAACCTGACGCGTCCGATGCGTCAGCTCCGTGAGGGCTTTGCCCGCGTCAGTAGTGGTGACCTGAGCGTGCGGCTCTATCCGGTAATGCGCAAACGCCATGACGAGCTTTCCAGCGTCGCGCAGGATTTTGATGCGATGGTGGAACGGCTGGATACGCTGGTGAAAGCGCGTGAGGAGCTACTGCATGATATCTCCCATGAGCTGCGTTCGCCGTTAGCCCGTCTTCAGCTCGCCACCGGTCTGGCGCGCCAGACGCCGGAAAGTGTCGAATCCTCGCTTAATCGTATCGACGAAGAAGCGCGTCGACTGGACAAGATGATTGGTGAACTGCTGACGCTCTCGCGTGCTGAGCACGAGAGTATGCCGGGTGAACAGTACTTCGACCTGACCGGTCTGCTGCATGCGATAGTGACGGACGTCCGTTACGAGGCGCAGATTCCGGGGGTGAAGGTTGATTTTCAGGTCGATGAAAATGCGGATTACACCGTGCACGGCAATGCTGAGTTGATACGTCGTGGTGTGGAGAATGTGCTGCGCAACGCGCTGCGTTTCTCTCACAAGGGGCAGCATATTCAGGTGCGCTTGCAGGCGGAAAACCAGTGGCTGGCGATTCGTGTGCGCGATCAGGGACCGGGAGTCGATGACGAAAAGCTTTCCAGCATTTTTGACCCCTTTGTGCGCGTCAATTCGCCGCTGATGGGCAAAGGCTATGGGCTGGGACTGTCGATTGTGCGGAAGGTAGTGCTGGCGCATCATGGTGAAGTCCAGGCGGTAAATCGTCCGGAGGGTGGCCTGGAGCTGACGATCAGGCTACCACGCTGGAAACAGGACTAG
- the ptsI gene encoding phosphoenolpyruvate-protein phosphotransferase PtsI, translating into MISGILASPGIAFGKALLLKEDEIVINRKKISDDQVEQEVQRFLDGRSKAATQLEAIKVKAGETFGEEKAAIFEGHIMLLEDEELEQEIIDLIKKDHATADAAAHSVIDGQAKALEELDDEYLKERAADVRDIGKRLLQNILGLHIVDLSAIEDESILVAKDLTPSETAQLNLKKVLGFITDLGGRTSHTSIMARSLELPAIVGTGNVTATVNNGDFLILDGVNNKVYVNPTPDVLEELKAIQTQYLSEKHELAKLKDLPAITLDGHQVEVCANIGTVRDVAGAERNGAEGVGLYRTEFLFMDRDSLPTEEEQFQAYKAVAEAMGSQAVIVRTMDIGGDKDLPYMNLPKEENPFLGWRAIRIAMDRKEILHAQLRAILRASKFGKLRIMFPMIISVEEVRFLKAELETLKAQLREEGKPFDETIEVGIMVETPASAVIARHLAKEVDFFSIGTNDLTQYTLAVDRGNDLISHLYNPMSPSVLGLIKQVIDASHAEGKWTGMCGELAGDERATLLLLGMGLDEFSMSAISIPSIKKIIRNTNFEDAKALAEQALAQPTAEDLMTLVNKFIKEKTLC; encoded by the coding sequence ATGATTTCAGGCATTTTAGCATCACCGGGTATCGCCTTCGGCAAAGCACTGCTGCTGAAGGAAGATGAGATCGTCATCAACCGTAAAAAAATTTCTGACGATCAGGTTGAGCAGGAAGTACAGCGCTTCCTCGACGGACGCAGCAAGGCTGCTACCCAGCTCGAAGCCATCAAAGTTAAAGCCGGTGAAACCTTCGGTGAAGAGAAAGCGGCGATCTTTGAAGGTCACATCATGCTGCTGGAAGACGAAGAGCTGGAGCAGGAAATCATCGACCTGATCAAAAAAGATCACGCGACTGCTGACGCTGCTGCCCATTCGGTTATTGATGGCCAGGCGAAAGCCCTGGAAGAGCTGGACGATGAATACCTGAAAGAACGCGCCGCTGACGTGCGTGACATCGGTAAACGCCTGCTGCAAAACATCCTCGGCCTGCATATCGTCGATCTCAGCGCTATCGAAGACGAATCCATTCTGGTGGCAAAAGATTTGACGCCGTCAGAAACCGCACAGCTGAACCTGAAAAAGGTGCTGGGCTTTATCACCGATCTCGGTGGCCGTACCTCGCATACCTCCATCATGGCGCGTTCACTTGAACTGCCAGCGATTGTCGGTACCGGTAACGTGACCGCGACTGTTAACAACGGTGATTTCCTGATTCTGGATGGCGTAAACAACAAAGTTTATGTCAACCCGACCCCTGACGTACTGGAAGAGCTGAAAGCCATCCAGACGCAATATCTGTCAGAAAAACATGAACTGGCGAAACTGAAAGATCTGCCGGCAATCACGCTGGATGGTCATCAGGTTGAAGTCTGCGCCAACATCGGTACGGTACGTGACGTCGCCGGTGCCGAGCGTAACGGTGCGGAAGGCGTGGGCCTGTATCGTACTGAGTTCCTGTTCATGGACCGCGATTCACTGCCGACCGAAGAAGAACAGTTCCAGGCCTACAAAGCCGTTGCGGAAGCCATGGGCTCACAAGCGGTTATCGTGCGTACTATGGACATCGGCGGTGACAAAGACCTGCCGTACATGAACCTGCCGAAAGAAGAGAACCCATTCCTCGGCTGGCGTGCGATTCGTATCGCAATGGACCGCAAAGAGATTCTGCATGCTCAGCTGCGTGCGATTCTGCGTGCCTCGAAGTTCGGCAAACTGCGTATCATGTTCCCGATGATCATTTCTGTGGAAGAAGTTCGCTTCCTGAAAGCTGAACTGGAAACCCTGAAAGCGCAACTGCGTGAAGAAGGCAAACCCTTTGATGAGACCATTGAAGTGGGCATTATGGTGGAAACACCGGCTTCAGCGGTTATTGCTCGTCATCTGGCAAAAGAAGTCGACTTCTTCAGTATTGGGACAAACGACCTGACGCAGTATACTCTGGCGGTCGATCGTGGTAATGATTTGATTTCTCACCTCTATAACCCAATGTCGCCTTCCGTTCTGGGCCTCATCAAGCAAGTGATCGATGCATCACATGCCGAAGGGAAATGGACCGGCATGTGTGGTGAGCTGGCTGGTGATGAACGTGCTACACTACTGTTACTGGGAATGGGGCTGGACGAATTCAGCATGAGTGCCATTTCAATCCCAAGCATCAAGAAAATTATCCGTAATACCAATTTTGAAGATGCGAAGGCATTGGCGGAGCAGGCTCTGGCTCAACCCACAGCGGAAGATTTGATGACGCTGGTTAACAAGTTCATCAAAGAAAAAACACTCTGCTGA
- the cysK gene encoding cysteine synthase A, translating to MSKIYEDNSLTIGHTPLVRLNRIGNGRILAKVESRNPSFSVKCRIGANMIWDAEKRGILKEGVELVEPTSGNTGIALAYVAAARGYKLTLTMPETMSIERRKLLKALGANLVLTEGAKGMKGAIAKAEEIVASDPDKYVLLQQFSNPANPEIHEKTTGPEIWEDTDGDVDVFIAGVGTGGTLTGVSRYIKNTKGKKDLITVAVEPTDSPVIAQALAGEEIKPGPHKIQGIGAGFIPGNLDLKLIDRVVAITNDEAISTARLLMEEEGILAGISSGAAVAAALKLQEDEAFANKNIVVILPSSGERYLSTALFADLFTEKELQQ from the coding sequence ATGAGTAAGATCTATGAAGACAACTCGCTGACAATTGGTCATACGCCGCTGGTTCGACTGAACCGCATCGGTAACGGCCGCATTCTGGCGAAGGTCGAGTCCCGTAACCCGAGCTTCAGCGTCAAATGCCGTATCGGTGCCAATATGATTTGGGACGCAGAAAAACGCGGTATCCTGAAAGAAGGCGTAGAACTGGTTGAGCCGACCAGCGGCAATACCGGTATTGCCCTGGCTTACGTTGCGGCTGCTCGCGGTTACAAGCTAACGCTGACCATGCCGGAAACCATGTCGATCGAACGTCGTAAACTCCTTAAAGCACTGGGTGCCAACCTGGTGCTGACCGAAGGCGCGAAAGGCATGAAAGGTGCCATCGCCAAAGCTGAAGAAATTGTGGCCAGTGACCCGGACAAATATGTGTTGTTGCAGCAGTTCAGCAATCCGGCAAACCCGGAAATTCACGAAAAAACCACCGGCCCGGAAATCTGGGAAGACACCGACGGCGACGTTGACGTGTTCATTGCCGGTGTCGGTACTGGCGGTACGCTGACTGGCGTCAGTCGCTACATCAAAAACACCAAAGGCAAGAAAGACCTGATCACCGTCGCGGTAGAGCCAACCGACTCCCCGGTTATCGCCCAGGCACTCGCAGGCGAAGAGATCAAACCTGGCCCGCACAAAATCCAGGGTATCGGTGCCGGTTTTATCCCGGGCAACCTTGACCTGAAGCTGATTGACCGTGTGGTCGCCATCACCAATGACGAAGCGATCAGCACCGCACGTCTTCTGATGGAAGAGGAAGGTATTCTCGCCGGTATCTCTTCAGGTGCTGCGGTCGCCGCTGCACTTAAGTTGCAGGAAGATGAAGCCTTCGCCAATAAGAACATTGTGGTGATTCTGCCCTCCTCTGGCGAGCGTTATCTGAGTACCGCGCTGTTTGCCGATCTGTTCACTGAAAAAGAGCTGCAACAGTGA
- a CDS encoding response regulator transcription factor, with product MKILLVDDDLELGTMLSQYLIAEGFDAQLVLTGSAGVEGALSGNYTAMILDIMLPDMSGIDVLRQVRQNSRLPVIMLTAKGDNIDRVIGLEMGADDYVPKPCYPRELVARLRAVLRRFEDQAPLPDKKEILRWGDLSLNPATRITEWQGKAFDLTASEFNLLDLLMRAPDRVVSKDELSEKGLGRPREAYDRSVDVHISNIRQKLAALTADNVNIETVRSIGYRIR from the coding sequence ATGAAAATTCTGCTTGTTGATGACGATTTAGAGCTTGGTACTATGCTGAGCCAATACCTGATTGCTGAAGGCTTTGATGCACAACTGGTTTTAACCGGAAGTGCCGGGGTTGAAGGTGCGCTTTCAGGCAATTACACCGCCATGATCCTCGATATCATGCTGCCGGATATGAGTGGAATTGATGTGCTGCGTCAGGTACGCCAGAACAGCCGTCTGCCAGTGATCATGCTGACCGCCAAAGGTGACAACATCGATCGCGTCATCGGTCTGGAAATGGGCGCTGACGATTATGTTCCAAAACCTTGCTATCCCCGTGAACTGGTCGCGCGCCTGCGTGCTGTGCTGCGTCGTTTTGAAGATCAGGCCCCGCTGCCGGACAAAAAAGAGATACTGCGTTGGGGGGATTTAAGCCTCAATCCTGCCACCCGTATCACCGAATGGCAGGGTAAGGCGTTTGATCTCACCGCTTCGGAATTTAACTTGCTCGACCTGCTGATGCGCGCCCCCGATCGTGTGGTATCGAAAGATGAACTGTCGGAAAAAGGGCTGGGGCGTCCGCGTGAAGCCTACGATCGCAGCGTCGATGTGCATATCAGCAATATTCGCCAGAAACTGGCAGCGTTAACTGCTGACAACGTCAATATCGAAACTGTGCGCAGTATTGGTTATCGCATTCGATGA
- the cysW gene encoding sulfate/thiosulfate ABC transporter permease CysW: MAEISQINRVDRSPINWGKWLLIGIGALVSLLLLVVPMISIFWEALGQGLGGVISNLKDGDMLHAIWLTVMVALITVPVNLVFGTLLAWLVTRFNFPGRQLLLTLFDIPFAVSPVVAGLMYLLFWGINGPAGGWLDAHNIQIMFAWPGMVLATVFVTCPFVVRELVPVMLSQGSNEDEAAVLLGASGWQMFRRVTLPNIRWALLYGVVLTNARTIGEFGAVSVVSGSIRGETYTLPLQVELLHQDYNTVGAFTAAALLTLMAIVTLFLKSVLQWRLEHQQKRQQEENHEH; this comes from the coding sequence ATGGCAGAGATTTCGCAAATCAATCGTGTTGACCGTTCACCGATTAACTGGGGCAAATGGCTGCTGATTGGCATTGGCGCGCTGGTTTCGCTGCTGTTGTTGGTGGTGCCGATGATCTCCATCTTTTGGGAGGCATTGGGCCAGGGGCTGGGCGGCGTCATCAGCAATCTGAAAGATGGCGACATGCTGCATGCCATCTGGCTGACGGTGATGGTGGCGTTGATTACCGTGCCGGTAAACCTGGTGTTCGGTACGCTGCTGGCGTGGCTGGTGACGCGTTTTAACTTTCCTGGTCGCCAGCTGTTGCTCACGCTGTTTGATATTCCGTTTGCCGTGTCACCGGTGGTGGCAGGCTTGATGTATCTGTTGTTCTGGGGCATCAACGGTCCGGCTGGCGGCTGGCTGGATGCGCACAATATCCAGATTATGTTTGCCTGGCCCGGTATGGTGCTGGCGACCGTTTTCGTCACCTGTCCGTTTGTGGTGCGTGAGCTGGTGCCGGTGATGCTGAGCCAGGGCAGCAATGAAGACGAAGCGGCGGTGCTGCTTGGCGCATCCGGCTGGCAGATGTTTCGCCGCGTGACGCTGCCTAACATCCGCTGGGCGCTGCTGTACGGCGTGGTACTGACCAACGCGCGTACCATCGGCGAATTTGGTGCGGTCTCGGTGGTATCGGGATCGATTCGCGGCGAAACCTATACGTTGCCGCTTCAGGTTGAATTACTGCATCAGGATTACAACACCGTCGGTGCGTTTACCGCCGCCGCGCTGCTGACCCTGATGGCGATAGTGACACTGTTTCTGAAAAGCGTGCTGCAGTGGCGTTTAGAGCATCAGCAGAAACGCCAACAGGAGGAAAATCATGAGCATTGA
- the crr gene encoding PTS glucose transporter subunit IIA has protein sequence MGLFSKLFGDKTESASGTIEIVAPLSGEIVNIEDVPDVVFAEKIVGDGIAIKPTGNKMVAPVDGTIGKIFETNHAFSIESDNGIELFVHFGIDTVELKGEGFKRIAEEGQKVKKGDVVIEFDLPLLEEKAKSTLTPVVISNMDEIKDLIKLSGPVTVGETPVIRIKK, from the coding sequence ATGGGTTTGTTTTCTAAACTTTTTGGCGATAAAACAGAGAGCGCATCAGGGACTATTGAAATTGTAGCGCCTCTGTCAGGCGAAATCGTGAATATTGAAGACGTACCAGATGTGGTATTCGCGGAGAAAATTGTCGGTGACGGTATTGCGATCAAACCGACCGGCAACAAAATGGTTGCCCCGGTTGACGGCACCATCGGTAAAATTTTCGAAACCAACCACGCATTTTCAATCGAGTCTGACAACGGCATCGAGCTGTTTGTCCACTTCGGTATCGACACGGTTGAACTGAAAGGTGAAGGCTTCAAACGTATCGCTGAAGAAGGCCAGAAAGTGAAAAAAGGCGACGTGGTGATCGAGTTTGATCTGCCGCTGCTGGAAGAGAAAGCAAAATCCACGCTGACGCCGGTTGTGATCTCGAACATGGACGAGATCAAAGACCTGATCAAACTCTCTGGTCCGGTCACTGTGGGCGAGACCCCGGTGATTCGTATCAAGAAGTAA
- the ptsH gene encoding phosphocarrier protein Hpr yields MFQQEVTITAPNGLHTRPAAQFVKEAKAFQSEITVTSNGKSASAKSLFKLQTLGLTQGTVVTLSAEGEDEQQAVEHLVKLMAELE; encoded by the coding sequence ATGTTCCAGCAAGAAGTTACCATTACCGCACCTAACGGCCTCCACACTCGTCCTGCAGCTCAGTTCGTTAAAGAAGCCAAGGCTTTCCAGTCAGAAATCACTGTGACCTCGAATGGCAAATCTGCCAGCGCGAAAAGCCTGTTCAAACTGCAGACACTGGGTCTGACTCAGGGTACGGTTGTTACGCTGTCTGCCGAAGGTGAAGATGAGCAGCAAGCGGTTGAACACCTGGTAAAACTGATGGCTGAGCTGGAGTAA
- the cysT gene encoding sulfate/thiosulfate ABC transporter permease CysT, which yields MFASTQKRVLPGFGLSLGTSLLFTCLILLLPISALLMQLSKMTLAQYWEVITSPQLVAAYKVTLLSAGVASIFNAVFGMLMAWILTRYRFPGRTLLDGLMDLPFALPTAVAGLTLAGLFSVNGWYGQWLAQFDIKVSYTWLGIAVAMAFTSIPFVVRTVQPVLEELGPEYEEAAETLGATPWQSFRRVVLPEVAPALLAGTALSFTRSLGEFGAVIFIAGNIAWKTEVTSLMIFVRLQEFDYPAASAIASVILAASLLLLFAINTLQSRFGRRLGGH from the coding sequence ATGTTTGCCTCTACGCAAAAACGGGTGCTGCCCGGATTCGGTCTCAGCCTGGGTACCAGCCTGCTGTTTACCTGCCTGATCCTGCTGCTGCCGATCAGCGCGCTGCTGATGCAGTTGTCAAAGATGACGCTGGCGCAGTACTGGGAAGTGATCACCAGTCCGCAACTGGTGGCGGCTTACAAGGTGACGCTGTTGTCTGCCGGTGTTGCCTCCATCTTCAATGCGGTGTTTGGCATGTTGATGGCGTGGATCCTGACCCGTTATCGCTTCCCTGGCCGCACGTTGCTTGATGGCCTGATGGATTTACCGTTTGCGCTGCCTACCGCTGTCGCCGGTCTGACGCTGGCCGGGTTGTTCTCGGTCAACGGCTGGTATGGGCAATGGCTGGCGCAGTTTGATATCAAAGTTTCTTACACCTGGCTTGGTATCGCAGTGGCGATGGCCTTCACCAGCATTCCGTTTGTGGTGCGTACTGTGCAGCCGGTGCTGGAAGAGTTAGGCCCGGAATATGAAGAAGCGGCAGAAACGCTCGGGGCCACGCCGTGGCAGAGCTTCCGTCGCGTGGTGCTGCCGGAAGTCGCACCGGCGCTGCTGGCCGGGACCGCGTTGTCTTTTACCCGCAGCCTCGGCGAGTTTGGCGCGGTGATCTTTATCGCCGGTAACATCGCGTGGAAGACCGAAGTCACCTCGCTGATGATTTTCGTGCGTTTGCAGGAGTTTGATTACCCGGCCGCCAGTGCGATTGCCTCGGTGATCCTTGCCGCATCGCTGCTGCTGCTGTTCGCCATTAATACCCTGCAAAGCCGCTTTGGCCGTCGTTTAGGAGGCCACTGA
- a CDS encoding sulfate ABC transporter substrate-binding protein translates to MTLPVLKKLVGGIALSLAMAGAVQATELLNSSYDVSRELFVALNVPFEQQWDASHPGDKLTIKQSHAGSSKQALAILQGLRADVVTYNQVTDVQVLHDKGNLIPADWKTRLPNNSSPFYSTMAFLVRKGNPKNIHDWADLARDDVKLVFPNPKTSGNGRYTYLAAWGAADQADGKDQAETAAFMTKFLKNVEVFDTGGRGATTTFAERGLGDVLISFESEVNNIRNQYAKDGYEVIVPKTNILAEFPVAWVDKNVEHNGTADAAKAYLNFLYSPEAQKIITSFYYRVNNPQLMAEQKSRFPQTALFNVDEAFGGWDNVMKTHFASGAELDKLLAAGRG, encoded by the coding sequence ATGACACTTCCCGTTTTGAAAAAGTTGGTTGGCGGTATCGCGCTTTCGCTGGCAATGGCGGGTGCTGTGCAGGCGACAGAACTGCTCAACAGCTCTTATGACGTCTCGCGCGAGTTGTTTGTTGCGCTGAATGTGCCGTTTGAGCAGCAGTGGGATGCCAGCCATCCGGGTGACAAGCTGACCATTAAACAATCTCATGCCGGTTCTTCAAAACAGGCGCTGGCGATCCTGCAAGGATTGCGTGCCGATGTGGTGACTTACAATCAGGTGACGGACGTGCAGGTGCTGCATGATAAAGGCAATCTGATCCCGGCGGACTGGAAAACTCGTCTGCCGAATAACAGCTCACCGTTCTATTCCACCATGGCGTTTCTGGTGCGCAAGGGCAATCCCAAAAACATTCACGACTGGGCTGACCTGGCGCGCGATGATGTGAAGCTGGTGTTCCCCAATCCAAAAACCTCCGGTAATGGCCGTTATACCTATCTGGCTGCGTGGGGCGCGGCGGATCAGGCTGATGGTAAAGATCAGGCCGAAACCGCAGCCTTTATGACTAAATTCCTGAAGAACGTCGAAGTGTTTGATACCGGCGGTCGCGGTGCGACCACCACCTTCGCCGAGCGTGGTCTGGGGGATGTGTTGATTAGCTTTGAATCTGAAGTGAACAACATCCGTAACCAGTACGCCAAAGACGGTTATGAAGTGATTGTGCCCAAAACCAACATCCTCGCCGAGTTCCCGGTGGCCTGGGTGGACAAAAATGTTGAGCACAATGGCACCGCCGATGCGGCGAAAGCCTACCTGAATTTTCTCTATAGCCCGGAAGCACAGAAAATTATCACCAGCTTCTACTATCGCGTAAACAACCCGCAGCTGATGGCGGAGCAGAAAAGTCGCTTCCCGCAGACGGCATTATTCAACGTAGACGAGGCGTTCGGCGGCTGGGATAACGTGATGAAAACCCATTTCGCGTCTGGCGCTGAGCTGGACAAACTGCTGGCAGCGGGGCGCGGTTGA